A window of the Lactuca sativa cultivar Salinas chromosome 7, Lsat_Salinas_v11, whole genome shotgun sequence genome harbors these coding sequences:
- the LOC128127244 gene encoding binding partner of ACD11 1-like, giving the protein MEGMASIALLLDGSHTEVNILFSTNFCPWVRSVKVINVSLSASEQDIKEFFSFSGDIEYIEMKRNAFVTFKEPQGAETAVLLSGATIVDQSVTIVLAPEYTLPPFTTTLSDQQNTATGGQGVGGAESAIQKAEDVVSSMLAKGFILGKDAVNKAKMFDEKVQFTSTAAAKAATIDQKIGLTEKINLGTTLVNEKVKEMDQKFQVSEKTKTAFATAEQTVSVAGSALMKNRYVLTGTAWVAGAFSRVTKAAGEVGQKTMEKVAVEEQAAGTGTTRTTHQEPPPTSTHPATS; this is encoded by the exons ATGGAAGGAATGGCATCAATAGCGTTGTTACTAGATGGCAGCCATACGGAGGTCAACATTCTTTTCTCCACAAATTTCTGCCCTTGG GTAAGAAGTGTGAAGGTTATCAATGTTTCCTTAAGTGCTTCCGAGCAAGACATCAAGGAATTCTTTTCGTTTTCTGGTGATATTGAATATATTGAGATGAAAAG AAATGCATTCGTCACTTTCAAGGAGCCTCAAGGTGCAGAGACTGCAGTTCTACTCTCG GGAGCAACTATAGTTGACCAATCTGTTACCATTGTTCTTGCACCAGAGTACACTCTCCCTCCTTTTACAACTACACTTTCAGATCAACAAAACACC GCAACAGGGGGGCAAGGTGTGGGAGGTGCTGAATCTGCTATTCAAAAAGCAGAAGATGTCGTGAGCAGTATGTTGGCAAAAGGTTTCATACTGGGAAAAGATGCAGTAAACAAAGCCAAAATGTTTGATGAGAAAGTCCAGTTTACATCAACAGCTGCAGCAAAAGCAGCTACAATAGACCAGAAGATTGGTCTAACTGAGAAAATCAACCTGGGGACAACATTAGTGAATGAGAAAGTGAAAGAGATGGATCAGAAGTTTCAGGTGTCTGAAAAGACAAAAACGGCCTTTGCGACTGCAGAGCAGACTGTAAGTGTTGCGGGATCTGCCCTTATGAAGAACCGGTATGTGCTGACTGGGACCGCCTGGGTCGCCGGAGCTTTCAGCAGGGTGACGAAAGCCGCCGGAGAAGTGGGACAGAAGACCATGGAGAAGGTGGCGGTGGAAGAACAGGCGGCTGGAACGGGAACCACCAGGACTACTCATCAAGAACCACCGCCTACTTCTACACACCCTGCTACTAGTTGA